Within Micromonas commoda chromosome 9, complete sequence, the genomic segment CCTCGGGGGTGGCTTTCGAGCCCCTACCGCGGGACGCGCATCCACCCGATAGCCCTcgcacgacgtcgaggactcCGACGATCCGCGCGGGGACTCGCGCGTGCCGAAACCCGAGCGAAGGGGCGAGCCCCCGCAGCCGTCGCGGAAAAGAATACTGGTAAGCGCGCAGCCCCGGCGCGCTTCCATCGGCTCGGATGGctcccatcgccgcggcgaagatgccGAGGACGACCCTGGCCGGTCGGATCCGATCGagcgtccacgacgccggggcggacgagcgcgaggtcgacgcgtccctcgcgctgctcgccgacgtggtCCTCCTCAAAGGTCTCATCGACGGAGCTCCCGACAAGACGCGACGACTATCGAGAGAGCCGTGTCCCCACGGCGCGAAGTATCGCTCGGCGTGCAGGGTGTGCAGCGCGTGTccgcacggtcgtcagcgctgCAGGTGTAAAGACTGCGGCGGGGCGTCGATATGTTCCCACGGTCGCAAGCGCACGACGTGCAgggagtgcggcggcggcgggctctgCGGGGCACACGCGAGGCAGCGATCGttgtgcaaggagtgcggcggcggttccaTCTGCGCGCACGGTCGCCGACGGGTGATATGTAAGGACTGCGGCGGGGCCGGGCTGTGTCCGCACGGTCGACAGCACCACGTGTGCAAGCCGTGCGGGGGGGCGTCCATCTGCGCgcacggccgccgccgcgaccgatgCAAGCCGTGTGTGGCAAAGAAGTTtatcgccgcgacgtccaaaTCTTAAAccaaggcgcgcgccgaggaggcgatgaCCGGCCcaatcgcggcgtcgtggacggaGGATAGTGCGGGGAGTGCGAAGGGTGACCTTCGGGGCGAAGCGCGGGCCGGTCCGAACGACGGTTGCGCGCGAGTTGATATGTTGTAACACTGGACTATGAAAGTTGGCACtgctcgtgctcgcgggcggGCAGACTGGTCAGGTCATGACTCTCCGCAGTCGCGTCACTTGGGTCAGACGGGGAGGCGCAGAGAGATGTGCTGCTGCCTGCCGCCGTGCTTCTGGTGGCTGTGTTTCACCCCGCGCGCTCTGCACAAAATCGGGGGCCCGCGGAGcctcgaggagatcgagcgGCAGCGGAAGAggcgggaggagcgcgcgcggcgacggcgctggtGGCGATGTCAACGCGCCCCCCCGGATGGAGAGCGAAACGGGGAAACCGCGACGGGGcaggtcgcgtcgcgcggcggcgagatcgagctcggcgagattcgcgtcgtcgaggacgacggaaGGCTCCAGAacgacgccgagaaggagatCGGCCCGGCGGACCCGGGGTGGCACGAGCGCATCCACTCCAAccccgcgttcgacgcgccggtgcccccgttcgtcccgctcgcggtggtgagCGAACCTCCCAAGACAAACAAGCACCACCTGTACAGACGAAAGGATTACCTGCTCTCCAGGAAACAGAGCCGGGAACGGGAGAGGGCGAAACGGAAGGTGGAGAAGGAGCTGgcgaggagcggcggcggcggaggcggaggggggacgtcgtcgggaaACCCCGGGGGGGAGgtcaccccgtcgccgcgagaaTCAGCCGGCTGATTGATTGATAGACTATTCATCTCTCGACTGATGATTGACGTTGACCTCAACCCTGACTTCAACCACTCACCCGCCGAGCAGCCAGCTGTActccgaacgcgtcgcggtcgcgtcgtaATCGCTCGTCGAgtcgctcgcgttcgtcgtccaATCGTACGACGCGTACGCCAAGCGcacgccgccccgcccgtccGCCAGCATCCCCTCCAACGCCGACCTCTCCGGGCGCCCCACCGGCATCCAACCGCGAATCCGTCCCagaacctcctcgtcggttCCCCCAAAGTCGCGAGCGTACCACCGAAAgatcgcggacgtcgtcaccgtccGCGTGGGCACGTCCACGAACGTCGAACCCTCCAcgaacgcctccgccgccgcctccagctccgACTCGACGTCCGCCGAGGTGTACGAAGACACCGGCGGACACGACTTAGCGCCGCAGTTGAGCGCGAAGTGGATCCGCGCGTCaaccggtgagtcaccgcccggtgagtcaccgcccggtgagtcaccgcccggaATTCGAACCGTCGCGAACCGAACCCTCgggtcggacgcggcgaacggccgGAACAGACGGTACGGCTCGCGTCTGTTCCCCCGCAGCAAACCGTGCTCGATGTCGCTCAGCGagtacgcgtcgccgccgacgcacagctggacgTCGTGAAAGAAGGTTCGCCGTTGGGCCCtggtcctcggcgcgccgaacgcggcgatcgcgagaCCCACAGTTAGGTTGTACGCGTTGATCAAGAACGCGAGGCGAGTCTTGCGACCCAAAGCGTCGAGACGAACTTGCCGCAAAGCGCACGCGCTCACCCGCAGACGTTCAAAGTCGGGCGTAGCTCTCACGGCGTCGTAGCGCACGGCACCCGGATTCGCAACGTCGGCGTGTGCGTCGCACAGCGACGTAAACTCCGCcctgagcgcggcgcacagctgtgccgggtcgtcgcgagcgagagcgtcgtcgcgtcggttGATCCAAGCCAGTCTCCACGGGTTCAACCAGCCCGGGTGATTATCCGGCTGGAGCCTGTAgagcgcgcgtcgttcgtcgcggaaACGAATTTtgaacgcgtgcgcggggttcgaaccgccgacctcgcggacgacctgCGCGTCGCACAGCCgctgcgcgaacgcggcggcggcttccctGCCCAAGTCGCTGGGGTGCTTgcggagcagcgcggtgacgagaTCGGCGCCGGTGAAGCACCGCCTTTGGACGACGCGCATCAACCCTCTGGGCGCGCTGTCTCCGACGCGCACGATCGATCGAAGCTCGCGTATCATCGCCACGAACCCGAAGCGGACGCCGTTCAGCGTGGCGACGatgggctcgtcgtcgtcgtcgtcgtcgtcgtcgtcgtggcggGGCATCGGCGGGCGGCtgggcgtgggcgtcgcgacggggtcgtcggcgtcgagcgcgagtcgcggcgtcgtcgggtccggcgcggcgagcgcttCTCGCACCCTTTCCAGGAACCCGTCCGGTccgagctccgcctccagcgcctccaggtcgtcggcgccgcccaccaCCTCGCGGTTGAAGAGCACCTGGGGCACCGAGGAGGATCCCGTCAGCGCGCGCTGGTCCGCGAgtcgcgcgggacgcgtcgtGAGGTCGATGACCGCGTACGGGACcccacgcgcgtcgaggaacgCCTTCGCCCTGGCGCAGTGCGAAcacccggcggaggcgaatACGGTGACGCGACCCATcctccgcgaacgcgcccgagCGAGTGAGTGAGATCCGGTAACAACGACGActgacgacggcgtccccggTTTTCACGTGCAGAACGTGAGCCCGTGTGATGGAAGAGACGATAAACCGCCGgtgcctcgggcgcgggccagtgtcggtccgccgccgccgccgccgacgtcggttctccgtcgacgagcgtcACGAGATCATGCGAGGCGTGTACCTGTCCACGCAGTACGGCGGCAGCGTGCGCTTCGCGCTCGGGTTCGTGGCGGggatcctcctccgcgagacCCACCTCCTGCGCAAGGGCCGGCGCCCGCCCAAATCGGTGCTCGTCCCCGTGCGAGGGTACAAGGGAACCTCCtccgccgatcgcgcccggGAGACGGAGGGACCGGACGCCGGGCCGCTTGTGTTCGTGCGCAGGCTCGAGGCCGGAGACTACGCCAAGGGCTTCatggagctcctcgccgtcctgaccacggtcggcgacgtcgccgagggcgatTTCATCCGGAGggtgcgcgacgtcgcgagcgggCCCGAGTACGTgtacgtcgtcgaggagaacGGGAGGATCATCGCCACCGGGACGCTGGTGGTGGAGCGCAAGTTCGCGAGGTcgtgcggcgtcgtcgggcacATAGAGGACATAGCGGTGCTGACGTCCGCGCAGGGGCGGGGGCTGGGCAAGGTGATCATCCACGCGCtcatgcgcgtcgcggagcggaTGGGATGTTACAAGGTGATCCTGGACTGCGCGGAGAAGAACGTCGCGTTTTACGAGAAGTGCGGCCTGACGCAGAAGGAGATCCAGATGGTCAAGTACTTCATCGACTGACCGTacgagcgggcggcggcgcccgagacTCCGTctcgcgatgacgtcgaccTTCAATAAAACGCTACGTACGACGCCGAATCTCTCGCCCCTTCCTTCCTTCCTTCCTTCCTTCCCTCCCTCTTCTCCCTCCCTTCCGTCCCACTCCTCCCCGGAGACGTCACGTGCCCggtcccgtcgtcggcgtgaaCGACTCCGCGATGGCTTTCGCGCCCGATATGTTCCACGTCTGGAACTGGCTCCGCACCAGCTTCGTCTCGGGGTCGAGAGAGTACACGGTGTGGCCCGAGTAAGGATCCACCCTGGGTTTCCACGGGAACCGTAAGTAGCCCTGCAACTGCCAGTCCGCCTCCACCGTGTTTGGCGACGTCACCTTGATGTCGTACAGGTCcacggacgacgtcgccggatcgAAGAGCAGGCCGAGGGCGGTGAGGTAGCGCGACAGGCCCACGACGTCGTTGGTGGGATCGGTGAACCTGCAGTCGTCCGCGAAGATCTCCCGCGTCAGGTTGCCGGTGACGAAGTACtgaccgtcgcggaggtcTCTCTCGAGCTGGTCGCGGACCTTCTCGGCGGTGAGGTCGGTGCGcttgtcgccgccgacgcgcttgacctcgccgagtggcgcgaggggcagcgccgaggcgcgtTGTTCGGGGCCGGATGGGGCCACCGCGGCAGccacgagggcgacgagcgcgtgccgTCTTCGAAGGTggacgggcggcgaggatggcgaggtggacgacgacgacgaggcctcggcgtcgccccgcggcgatgccgacgcggtgacggtgcgTCGACACGGGCCGCGGGGCGagaccgtcgcggccgcggtcgTGCGGGTGGTGGTCGTTATCGCGCTCATGCTCAGTGCTCGAGTTTCGATGGTGCTgtcctcgacgtcatcgATGTCTGAAAATATGTTCTGAtacgcgccgcgagccgtcACCTTTCGGGGTGCAATCTAGGGttccgccccgcgcgccccgcactgcgctcgacgcctccgcgcgttGGGCCCGGCGTTTTGGCGGGCATGTACAAGCGAGACCGCGGGGGCTTCGGTCCCCCCAAGGATCGCGACGATCGATACCGCAGGGTGCGTCCCGAGCTCGACCCGGTTCCCTCTCAATTTTCCGAACGGTGGGCTttcccgcccgcgcgagcgacttgcccgtcgtcgcgcgcgcgacttCCTTCCTACCCCCGCCGACCAAACCTCTCGACTCACCATTGTCCACCGCCTCCATCCCCCGCGTGCAACGACAGGACgacggtcgcgacgggccCGACGGGGGCGGAGCCCCGGGGGGGTGGGaccgcggccgaggaggcgcgccggGAGACAGGGACAggggcgaccgcggctggggagaccgcggcgggcacggcggcCCGGCACCGCACCGCCCCTCCATGATGTCCGGCTCGCACCCGAACGCGAGACCGTCGCTGCTGACCTCCCCGACGGGCAACCAGCGCCCGCGCATGCACATGCCCATGGGCCGCGCCAACGATCAGTTCTACCAATCGTCCAATCACTTCAACGACGatttcgacgaggagggcgagattgcggcggcgccgccgcagccggcGGGTCCGCCTCCGATGACGCACCCGCGGATGCAGGGGAAGACGTGCCACaggtgcggcggcgtcggccacTTCGCGCGCGACTGCCCCTCGTCCAGGGATAACAGGACGTGCAGGGTCTGCGGCGAGGTTGGACACATTGCGCGAGATTGCCCGATGAACCGACAGGGAGGACCGCCGCCCGTACAGAAGCCGAGCGACAGGGACTGGGACACCCCCAGGGAATCCAACAGGGACGCCGCCAGgaaccgcgagcgcgggtaTAACGAgcccgaccgcgcgccgccggtgcccatTCGCAAGAGCTTCAGCCACGAGCgatggggcggcggcggcgcgacgcgcgaagaCGGAGAGCTGACTGCTCCTTCATACGCAAAAAATGCACAAGAGGGCCCCCACGtttcgcgcgcggcggcccccgtggacgtcgaccGTCCCCCTCTTTccgtccctcctcgcggcgggggcgtcgagacggacggcggcggcggttacGCCGATCGCGGGGAGGTGGCTGTGACGCATCGCGGCGAATCGGTGAATCTCGGTGGTTTGACCCGATTCTCATCCGCGCCCCCCGGTCCCACCTCGCTCGACGACTTTGGGGctgcgggcgcggcggcgtccacgccgacgacgcacgccgccaagaagggcgggtggggcggcgggctcggcgccaaGGCTTCCGCGAGCAAGGGGGCTTGGGGGAAAGGTTTGGCGAGGTCCAAGTCGGCGctgcccggcgtcggcggcggcggcgacgactcgaaccagccgccgacgcccgcggacggcgcgaagggTGTCTCCTCTTTCGCGGtaccggcgccctcgccctccttcgcgTTCCCCGACGACGCTTCCAACCCGCCCTTGCCCGGcggcccgcccccgcccggccAGGAGATTCGTCAAGATTTgcgcaccccgccgccggactgGGAGGATCCAACGGCGAaagccgcgaggctcgccgcgttcagggcggacgccgccgcgaagaaggagctGGTGGATGACCTCGCGAAGAAAAAGGGCGACATCATGAccgcgatggaggagacggacgcggagattGAGAAGCTGGAGCTGGAGATTGCCGAGCTGGACGAGCGTGACGTGAACGATAAGgagcaggcggaggagcAGGCTCGGCACCAGGAGGCGCGACTGGACCGGGAGCTGGATAACCTCAAGCGGtcggtggagcgcgcggagagaaacgcggagaaggcggcggtggaggcggaggaggctaaGACCAAGGCGGAGAAGCTGCGCAAGAAGGCGGGTCTGAACAAAGCCGGCGAGATTGAcccggcggctgccgcggaggctgcggctcGATCGAGGCGATGCGCCGAGATGATCCAGGAGAtggtcaccggcgacgagccccgcgccgacgtcgtcgcgaggatCGTGCGCGCCAACGAACAAGTCGCGAACAAGTCCCACGACGGCCTCAAGCACACGTGCGGGTTGCCGCTGGCGAACGAGCTGCCCCGCGTCTccgtcgaggagatcgcggcgaGAAACTTCGCGACGGAGAACGACccgtcccgcgcgggggtgcgcgacgccgtcaaggACGTCttacgacgccgacgcgccgcggtggcggacaAGCAGCTCACGCTGGCGGTGACGTATCTCAAACGCCGCGAGAAGTGGCGCGTGCGCATGGTGGCGGCGGACAGAACGAGGCTGGAGAAGATGTACGGGGTCAAGCCGGGGGGTAAGCTGCCGACGCCCGGGTCGCGCGGCTCAGGCCGGCTCAACTCGTCCAtggcgggcgtcgccaaGTCGGATTACGAGGAGATGCAGATTTTGCAGCAGCTGCAGCGCGTGGAGGCGCTCAAATCCATCATCAAGCTCCCGCCGCAGGTTTTGGACCCGGAGGAGCGGCGGTTGGCGGCGTTCAAATCTCGCAacgccctcgtcgaggatcccgtcgccgaggtggacgcgctcaagctcgTCAGGCCGTggaccgccgaggagaagaagacgTTTCACGAAAAGTTTGCCTCGTTTGGCAAAAATTTCAaacgcatcgccgccttcaTCGACGGCCGCACCACCGCGGATTGCGTGGTGTACTACTACCAGCGGCAGAAGACGGACGACGGGTTCAAGGGCAGACGAagggcgctcgcgaagaagaagcgcgcgtacgccgaggcgaagcgaATGACGGGGGGCGCGTGGAGCAACAACGCGGCGGGtcaggcggcgcaggcggcgcagcaacgcgcgcagcgcgaggcgcagcagcgcgccatcgaggagcagcaggaggcggagcgcaaggctcgcgccgagaaGCGCAAGCAGGCCAGGGCGGGGACCGGTAAGACGCCCAAgagcgcgaagaaggcggccaagccggaggctgaggcggagggaggcgatgagggcgacgaggagtccAACAAACCCGTGTCCAGATCCGCGTCCGAGGCTGACCTCAGCACCAAAGGTCAGGCGTGGACCGCGAACGAGAAGAAgtcgttcctcgcggcgctcgccgagcacggcAAGGATTTcaaggcgatcgccgcggcggtggggagCAAGTCtcagacggcggcgaaggcgtttTTCGGAAAGCACAAAAAGTCGCTAAGCCTCGAGAAGATCGTGGACGATcacgccaaggccaaggccaaggaggagaagaagtcggcggcggcgaagaagaaggcgccCGCCAAGGACGAACCCGCGGAGAAACCcgagacgcccgcgccgggtggAGCGCAGGATCACGCGgctcacgcggcggcgggagcacagctggcggcggctcacgcggcggcggcggcggcggcgatggcggcgtacCAACAGGCTGTCgcagccggcgccgcggcgaccgacccGATGCTTcaggcgatgctcgcggggCAGATGCCCACGTCCGGGGTGGCGccggaccccgcggcgatgatggcgATGTTCCAAcaggcgatggcggcggcggcgggtggcgcgggcgctggcgctcCCGCGGTGAAGGCTGAAGAaacagccgccgccgccgcggctccttCGTTTTTCCCCTCGGCCGAGACCGGCGCCAAGCGCGcccgagacgacgacgacgacggggataaggagaaggcgagcaaggctgcgaagaaggaggacggggcgagcgcgcaggcgtcggcgggtccgccgctgagcacggcggcggcggcggcggcggcgcaggctgcCAAGGAGGGCGAGCTTCCGACCGCATCGCTCAAgtggggcgagggcgggggcgaggatTGAGCGCGAGTCGACGCGATTGtacgacgcacgcgcgcgcgtaaGTTAGCACGGATACGATTATGATCCGCGGATCGATTGATTAATACGTTTGCAGATCGCGGATCTTCGCTCGGGACCTCGTCTACTAGAGCTATAGCTCGCAATCACCTCGACTTTCTTCTCCCGGCCTTACTCTTCTTTTTACCTATGAAcccctcgacgtcctccaccgccatccccccctcgccgccggctccccCGCCGGCCCTCGGCCCCGCGAAATCCGCGCACTTACCAaccaccggcgcgggacCGAGCTCCGGGTGCGCGCCGGGCAACGGCTGGTCCAGCAAGTCGACCCTTCGAAAAGTCCGCGAGTCCATCCTGTCCACGTAgagcacgccgtcgaggtgaTCCATCTCGTGCTGGGCGATTCGCGCCTGCCATCCCTTCGCGACGAAGTCCACCGgcttgccgtcgccgccgtaccCACGGACCCGCACCTGCAGGTACCGCCTGACCTGCCGCGGTACCCCTGCACGCTGAGGCAGCCCTCGAAGAAAGCGCACGACTGGTTCGACACGGGGGTGACCGTGGGGTTGATGATAACCTTCGCCGGGAACGGGGCGCGCtcctgcgcgacgaggtcgtcctTGGAGACGTCGCTCATGCCTTCCTCGGTGTCCTCCATGACGAAGATGCGGTAGGGAACGCCAATCTgaggcgccgcgagcccgacgccgcgattgCGCATGATGGAGATCATCTCCTGTATCAGTTCCTGTATGGTGGCGCTGTCGATGCGGTCCAAGGGGATCTCCTCCGCCATCTGCCTCAGCACGGGGGTGCCGGCTTGCACGATCTCGCGTTGGCCCTTGGCGAGGTTTATCAAGTTGCCGAAAGCGTTCTGCGGCTTCTCGACCCACGTGCCGTCGGGCTTGGACTCGCCGTAGGCTGCCCTGACGTGGAGCGGgaccccgcgtcggcggtgttTGGCGGTGGCGGGTGTTCTCCGGGCGGTGCCGCGCGAGTTGGACCTCGGGGATCGCGCGACGGCCATCGCGTGGCTCGGGCAGATCGTCGCGGACATGTTCGGCGCGGATGAccggcctcgtcgacgttTGCGGGGGAGTGACGCGCGGTCGGGTCTGTGCGCGGCACTTTTTGTTATCCAACCCGGGTCCGCTGCTGGTTCTTCTGGTCTGGTGCTGTCTGCTGGTCAGGTTGGCCTGGCGCCTCTGAAATCGCATTTCGACTCGGTGGATCCGAGGATGCGGGATCACTTCTAAGCcggcacgcggcggtgcacgcgcggTCTGTCTCGATCCGCGGAGCcgcacgacgcgcgtcgacgaagtCACGTATCCGTAGAAGGATacgaacggcggcgtcgcgaacgagTGGGTcgagtcgcggcgcgctttCCGGGCACGCCCGATCCGAGGCGGGATTCTCCGTGGAGACCCCGAACCCTCTTGGATCGCGAGAGCGGAGCTTCGCTGGACTTCAGAGTTCGCGCTGGTTTTCTGTCCTAGGATAACAACCATAGAGTCTTCTGGAATCCCTTGAAGTACCACCGGTGTACCATCACGTCTCGGACGCGCACTTACCACCGACGCACCGCGGTTTCCGACTCACCCTCCTCCGCCAACCCTAAAATTCGCGATCCTTCTCAAATCCTGCGATTTCTCCCACCGCCTGCACACTGTGGAAGCGCACGAGAGTCTCTTAGGCATTCGACGCACGGGACGGGGAGCACATCGATCATTAGGACGTTGTCAACACTCaacacacacacacacacaaACACATCGCGAACCGAGTAACACTGTTCAACGCTCGACACCATGAGCGAAGCCGACGAGGTGTGCGCAGActacgccgacgcgctgaaAGATCTCCAGGTCAACTCCAAGCCGATGATCACCTCGCTCACCATGCTCGCCCAGGAActcggcgcgcacgacgtctccatcgcgtcgcggatcggcgagctcatcgagcggCACATTCGAACCTCCGCGCCGAAGGCTAAGCTCTGCGGGTTCTACCTCATGGACTCCATCGTGAAGAACGTCAAGGGCCACTACGTGAACTACTTTGCGCGAGGATTGAGCGACCTATTCATCAGCGTGTACCAGATTTCGGACCCTCAGACGCAGAAGAGCATGGCGCATCTGTTCGACACGTGGCGTGCGGTGTTCCCGCAGAGCACGCTCGAGCCCATCGAGCGCACCctgcccccgcgcccgcagAAGATCaggcttccgccgccgccgccggctgccGGCGGTTTCTACAACCAGCAGCAGGGTGGGTACCCGCTCCAGGCGCAGgggtacggcggcggcgcgtacgGCCATCAGCCCGGCATCAACGCCATGGCGCCCGCCTCCGCTGGCGCCATGCTCGCGTCCATGgtgcagggcggcggcgacatctcCGCGCTGCTGAATTCAATCGCAGCCGTCAAGAAGGCGACCACCGGCGGTTCCCCCGCGGGATCGGCGGGCGCACCGGGCGTCCCacgcccccccgcgccccccgccggaGCGCCCAAGggtctgcgcggcggcgattccCCCGGCGCATCCACCGGCGCCAGCAAGGAGAAccagccgccgaggctgggcGTGGACTTTGACCCGAgcagggacgacgaggctgagCTTCGCAGGCGGCGCGAGTACCTCATCGACGCGATGTACGCGGACAGGCCCCACCAGTGCGCCAGCACCGGGCGCAGGTTCGACGACAgggccgagctcgacgcgcacctcgacCTGCAGGCGCTTCGcaggaggaagaggaaggAGGGCTCCAGTTCTCGGCGATGGTGCGTCGACTCGGACGCTTGGatcgcgggagccgcggcggaggctgccgacgacgccccggcgtTCTTCGAGATTGAGcacgccaagaaggaggaggatgcTCGaaacgcggtggacgtgaactcgtcggtggcgaaggaggacgacgtgacGCATTGCGCGCTGTCGGGGGAGCCCTTCGAGGTTTTTTAcaacgaggacgaggacgagtggCACTTCaagagggcgacgcggctgccGAGGGATTACAAGGGCGTgcccgcgggttcgatcgtgctcgtcaccgcgcttCCGAAGGATGGAAactacgacgacgaagacgacgaggaggaagacgaggaaga encodes:
- a CDS encoding predicted protein — translated: MEETINRRCLGRGPVSVRRRRRRRRFSVDERHEIMRGVYLSTQYGGSVRFALGFVAGILLRETHLLRKGRRPPKSVLVPVRGYKGTSSADRARETEGPDAGPLVFVRRLEAGDYAKGFMELLAVLTTVGDVAEGDFIRRVRDVASGPEYVYVVEENGRIIATGTLVVERKFARSCGVVGHIEDIAVLTSAQGRGLGKVIIHALMRVAERMGCYKVILDCAEKNVAFYEKCGLTQKEIQMVKYFID
- a CDS encoding predicted protein, which gives rise to MAVARSPRSNSRGTARRTPATAKHRRRGVPLHVRAAYGESKPDGTWVEKPQNAFGNLINLAKGQREIVQAGTPVLRQMAEEIPLDRIDSATIQELIQEMISIMRNRGVGLAAPQIGVPYRIFVMEDTEEGMSDVSKDDLVAQERAPFPAKVIINPTVTPVSNQSCAFFEGCLSVRVRGYGGDGKPVDFVAKGWQARIAQHEMDHLDGVLYVDRMDSRTFRRVDLLDQPLPGAHPELGPAPVVGKCADFAGPRAGGGAGGEGGMAVEDVEGFIGKKKSKAGRRKSR
- a CDS encoding predicted protein — encoded protein: MKVGTARARGRADWSGHDSPQSRHLGQTGRRREMCCCLPPCFWWLCFTPRALHKIGGPRSLEEIERQRKRREERARRRRWWRCQRAPPDGERNGETATGQVASRGGEIELGEIRVVEDDGRLQNDAEKEIGPADPGWHERIHSNPAFDAPVPPFVPLAVVSEPPKTNKHHLYRRKDYLLSRKQSRERERAKRKVEKELARSGGGGGGGGTSSGNPGGEVTPSPRESAG
- a CDS encoding predicted protein; translated protein: MSAITTTTRTTAAATVSPRGPCRRTVTASASPRGDAEASSSSSTSPSSPPVHLRRRHALVALVAAAVAPSGPEQRASALPLAPLGEVKRVGGDKRTDLTAEKVRDQLERDLRDGQYFVTGNLTREIFADDCRFTDPTNDVVGLSRYLTALGLLFDPATSSVDLYDIKVTSPNTVEADWQLQGYLRFPWKPRVDPYSGHTVYSLDPETKLVRSQFQTWNISGAKAIAESFTPTTGPGT
- a CDS encoding predicted protein — its product is MGRVTVFASAGCSHCARAKAFLDARGVPYAVIDLTTRPARLADQRALTGSSSVPQVLFNREVVGGADDLEALEAELGPDGFLERVREALAAPDPTTPRLALDADDPVATPTPSRPPMPRHDDDDDDDDDEPIVATLNGVRFGFVAMIRELRSIVRVGDSAPRGLMRVVQRRCFTGADLVTALLRKHPSDLGREAAAAFAQRLCDAQVVREVGGSNPAHAFKIRFRDERRALYRLQPDNHPGWLNPWRLAWINRRDDALARDDPAQLCAALRAEFTSLCDAHADVANPGAVRYDAVRATPDFERLRVSACALRQVRLDALGRKTRLAFLINAYNLTVGLAIAAFGAPRTRAQRRTFFHDVQLCVGGDAYSLSDIEHGLLRGNRREPYRLFRPFAASDPRVRFATVRIPGGDSPGGDSPGGDSPVDARIHFALNCGAKSCPPVSSYTSADVESELEAAAEAFVEGSTFVDVPTRTVTTSAIFRWYARDFGGTDEEVLGRIRGWMPVGRPERSALEGMLADGRGGVRLAYASYDWTTNASDSTSDYDATATRSEYSWLLGG
- a CDS encoding predicted protein (Encodes a protein containing Myb domain with hydroxyproline-rich glycoprotein (HRGP) motifs); translated protein: MYKRDRGGFGPPKDRDDRYRRDDGRDGPDGGGAPGGWDRGRGGAPGDRDRGDRGWGDRGGHGGPAPHRPSMMSGSHPNARPSLLTSPTGNQRPRMHMPMGRANDQFYQSSNHFNDDFDEEGEIAAAPPQPAGPPPMTHPRMQGKTCHRCGGVGHFARDCPSSRDNRTCRVCGEVGHIARDCPMNRQGGPPPVQKPSDRDWDTPRESNRDAARNRERGYNEPDRAPPVPIRKSFSHERWGGGGATREDGELTAPSYAKNAQEGPHVSRAAAPVDVDRPPLSVPPRGGGVETDGGGGYADRGEVAVTHRGESVNLGGLTRFSSAPPGPTSLDDFGAAGAAASTPTTHAAKKGGWGGGLGAKASASKGAWGKGLARSKSALPGVGGGGDDSNQPPTPADGAKGVSSFAVPAPSPSFAFPDDASNPPLPGGPPPPGQEIRQDLRTPPPDWEDPTAKAARLAAFRADAAAKKELVDDLAKKKGDIMTAMEETDAEIEKLELEIAELDERDVNDKEQAEEQARHQEARLDRELDNLKRSVERAERNAEKAAVEAEEAKTKAEKLRKKAGLNKAGEIDPAAAAEAAARSRRCAEMIQEMVTGDEPRADVVARIVRANEQVANKSHDGLKHTCGLPLANELPRVSVEEIAARNFATENDPSRAGVRDAVKDVLRRRRAAVADKQLTLAVTYLKRREKWRVRMVAADRTRLEKMYGVKPGGKLPTPGSRGSGRLNSSMAGVAKSDYEEMQILQQLQRVEALKSIIKLPPQVLDPEERRLAAFKSRNALVEDPVAEVDALKLVRPWTAEEKKTFHEKFASFGKNFKRIAAFIDGRTTADCVVYYYQRQKTDDGFKGRRRALAKKKRAYAEAKRMTGGAWSNNAAGQAAQAAQQRAQREAQQRAIEEQQEAERKARAEKRKQARAGTGKTPKSAKKAAKPEAEAEGGDEGDEESNKPVSRSASEADLSTKGQAWTANEKKSFLAALAEHGKDFKAIAAAVGSKSQTAAKAFFGKHKKSLSLEKIVDDHAKAKAKEEKKSAAAKKKAPAKDEPAEKPETPAPGGAQDHAAHAAAGAQLAAAHAAAAAAAMAAYQQAVAAGAAATDPMLQAMLAGQMPTSGVAPDPAAMMAMFQQAMAAAAGGAGAGAPAVKAEETAAAAAAPSFFPSAETGAKRARDDDDDGDKEKASKAAKKEDGASAQASAGPPLSTAAAAAAAQAAKEGELPTASLKWGEGGGED
- a CDS encoding predicted protein, whose protein sequence is MPRTTLAGRIRSSVHDAGADEREVDASLALLADVVLLKGLIDGAPDKTRRLSREPCPHGAKYRSACRVCSACPHGRQRCRCKDCGGASICSHGRKRTTCRECGGGGLCGAHARQRSLCKECGGGSICAHGRRRVICKDCGGAGLCPHGRQHHVCKPCGGASICAHGRRRDRCKPCVAKKFIAATSKS